The following are from one region of the Bradyrhizobium sediminis genome:
- a CDS encoding MFS transporter, which produces MISNWLSAALARRNIHYGWMMVGVTFLTALISAGTVGAPGVFIVPLQQEFGWSTAEISSALSIRFILFGLMAPFAAALLNRYGLRNITLSSLLIVASALVMSLAMTDVWQLMLLWGVVIGLGTGMTALVLGATIATRWFAARRGLVVGILTASVATGQLVFLPLLAAITERLGWRIALLLICVMLGVAALAVLLLMRDRPSDLGLRPFGDVGTEPLPPPPPNTAPIMAAALGTLRDAAKTRVFWILFATFFICGASTNGLVQVHLIPMCLDFGIPQVQAAGLLAAMGIFDFVGTIASGWLSDRYDNRWLLFWYYGLRGLSLLLLPFSDFSFYGLSLFAMFYGLDWIATVPPTVRLTAQRFGAERANLVFGWIFAGHQLGAGAAAFGAGLSRTVLASYLPAFFVAGALCITAALIILSISRTVKPVAA; this is translated from the coding sequence ATGATCTCGAACTGGCTATCCGCCGCCCTCGCCCGCCGCAACATTCATTACGGCTGGATGATGGTCGGCGTGACCTTCCTCACTGCGCTGATCAGCGCCGGCACGGTCGGCGCGCCCGGCGTCTTCATCGTGCCGCTGCAACAGGAATTCGGCTGGAGCACCGCGGAGATCTCCTCGGCGCTGTCGATCCGCTTCATCCTGTTCGGACTGATGGCGCCGTTCGCCGCCGCATTGCTCAACCGCTACGGTTTGCGCAACATCACCCTGTCGTCCTTGCTGATCGTGGCATCCGCGCTGGTGATGTCGCTCGCGATGACGGACGTCTGGCAATTGATGCTGCTGTGGGGCGTCGTCATCGGCCTCGGCACCGGCATGACCGCGCTGGTATTGGGCGCCACCATCGCCACGCGCTGGTTCGCCGCGCGGCGCGGCCTTGTCGTTGGCATCCTCACCGCCAGCGTCGCCACCGGACAACTGGTGTTTCTGCCGCTGCTCGCTGCCATCACCGAGCGGCTGGGCTGGCGGATCGCGCTGCTGCTGATCTGCGTCATGCTCGGCGTCGCCGCCTTGGCGGTGTTGCTGCTGATGCGCGACCGCCCGAGCGACCTGGGCTTGCGGCCGTTCGGCGATGTAGGCACCGAGCCGCTGCCGCCGCCGCCGCCCAACACCGCGCCGATCATGGCGGCGGCGCTCGGCACCCTGCGCGATGCGGCGAAGACGAGAGTGTTCTGGATCCTGTTCGCCACCTTCTTCATCTGCGGCGCCAGCACCAACGGCCTGGTCCAGGTCCACCTGATTCCGATGTGCCTCGATTTCGGCATCCCGCAGGTCCAGGCCGCGGGCCTGCTCGCCGCCATGGGGATATTTGATTTCGTCGGCACCATCGCGTCGGGTTGGCTGTCGGACCGCTACGACAATCGCTGGCTGCTGTTCTGGTATTACGGCCTGCGCGGGCTGTCGCTGCTGCTGCTGCCGTTTTCCGATTTCTCGTTCTACGGGCTGTCGCTGTTTGCGATGTTCTACGGCCTCGACTGGATCGCGACGGTGCCGCCGACGGTGCGGCTGACCGCGCAACGCTTCGGGGCGGAGCGCGCCAATCTGGTGTTCGGCTGGATCTTCGCCGGCCATCAATTGGGCGCCGGCGCCGCCGCCTTCGGCGCGGGACTGTCGCGGACGGTGCTGGCGAGCTACCTGCCGGCCTTCTTCGTCGCCGGCGCGCTGTGCATCACAGCGGCGCTGATTATTCTGTCGATCTCGCGGACGGTGAAGCCGGTGGCGGCGTAA
- a CDS encoding acyl-CoA carboxylase subunit beta, producing MTWKPELDDLARREAFAREMGGVDKVKRQRDQGRLTVRDRIDGLVDQNSFHEIGAISGTAEYNERGELTGLTPANCVFGRGKIDGRPVVVVGDDFTVRGGSADASISAKPLMAEEMAHDFRLPIIRVIEGSGGGGSVKTIETKGAANLPGGVGGTRWYWYTIANMARVPVVGLGLGSVAGLGAARLAASHYSVMTKTSAMFVAGPPVVKRLGQDLTKWELGGADIQTRAGGVDHAVDTEEEAFACAKRFLSYLPSSVYDLPPTVACDDDPERAEESLMKAVPRNRRQVYKMRPIIDAVVDKGSFFEMAANFGRPVITGFARLDGRAVLLLASDPFHYGGSWTSEACQKVVRFVDLAETFHLPVVYLMDCPGFMIGLEAEKAATIRHGVRAMAAVNQTTVPWCTIIVRNAFGVAAVVHQPANRFSMRYAWPSAYWGSLPLEGGIEAAYRADIDASDDPKAKLQEIEDRLNKLRSPFRSAEKFWVEEIIDPRKTRSLLCEFARLAEPLRTPGPPKNFTIRP from the coding sequence GACCTCGCCCGGCGCGAAGCGTTCGCGCGCGAGATGGGAGGCGTTGACAAGGTCAAGCGGCAGCGCGACCAGGGCCGGCTCACCGTTCGCGATCGCATCGACGGATTGGTCGATCAGAACAGCTTCCACGAAATCGGCGCGATCTCCGGTACCGCCGAATATAACGAGCGCGGCGAACTCACCGGCCTGACGCCGGCGAACTGCGTGTTCGGCCGCGGCAAGATCGATGGCCGGCCGGTGGTGGTGGTCGGCGACGATTTCACCGTGCGCGGCGGCTCCGCGGATGCTTCCATTTCCGCCAAGCCCCTGATGGCCGAGGAGATGGCGCACGATTTCCGCCTGCCGATCATCCGCGTGATCGAAGGCTCCGGCGGCGGCGGCTCGGTGAAGACCATCGAGACCAAGGGCGCGGCCAATCTGCCCGGCGGCGTCGGCGGCACCCGCTGGTACTGGTACACGATCGCGAACATGGCCCGGGTGCCGGTGGTCGGCCTCGGGCTCGGCTCGGTCGCAGGCCTCGGCGCGGCGCGGCTCGCTGCCAGCCATTATTCGGTCATGACCAAGACCTCGGCGATGTTCGTCGCCGGTCCGCCTGTCGTGAAGCGCCTCGGCCAGGATCTCACCAAGTGGGAACTCGGCGGCGCCGACATCCAGACCCGCGCCGGCGGCGTCGATCATGCCGTCGATACCGAGGAGGAAGCCTTCGCCTGCGCCAAGCGCTTTCTCTCTTATCTGCCGTCGTCGGTTTACGACCTGCCGCCGACGGTTGCCTGCGACGACGATCCGGAGCGCGCGGAAGAATCCCTGATGAAGGCGGTGCCGCGCAATCGCCGCCAGGTCTACAAGATGCGGCCGATCATCGACGCCGTCGTCGACAAGGGCTCGTTCTTCGAGATGGCGGCGAATTTCGGCCGCCCGGTCATCACCGGATTCGCCCGGCTGGACGGCCGCGCCGTGTTGCTGCTCGCCAGCGATCCGTTCCACTACGGCGGGTCATGGACGTCAGAGGCGTGCCAGAAGGTGGTGCGCTTCGTCGATCTCGCCGAAACCTTCCATCTGCCAGTGGTCTATCTGATGGATTGTCCGGGCTTCATGATCGGGCTCGAGGCCGAGAAGGCGGCGACCATCCGCCACGGCGTGCGCGCCATGGCCGCGGTCAACCAGACCACGGTGCCCTGGTGCACCATCATCGTACGCAACGCCTTCGGCGTCGCCGCCGTGGTGCATCAGCCGGCCAACCGGTTCTCGATGCGCTATGCTTGGCCGTCGGCCTATTGGGGTTCGCTGCCGCTGGAAGGCGGCATCGAGGCGGCCTATCGGGCCGACATCGACGCATCGGACGATCCCAAGGCCAAGCTGCAGGAGATCGAGGACCGTCTCAACAAGCTGCGCTCGCCGTTCCGTTCGGCGGAGAAATTCTGGGTCGAGGAGATCATCGACCCGCGCAAGACCCGTTCGCTGTTGTGCGAATTCGCCCGCCTTGCCGAGCCGCTGCGCACGCCGGGCCCGCCGAAGAATTTCACGATCAGGCCGTGA